A window of the Bacillus andreraoultii genome harbors these coding sequences:
- a CDS encoding helix-turn-helix domain-containing protein has protein sequence MYEPAIEDSYQISLQNIRYYSQYIYSGIEILLVIRGEIEVTENQHSYHLYENDLLLINANHVHAIKGNEDNVVVILQIPLQSIEQHYPKIHECYFDCNSAKKDSGLYLLLDQIRKLLAEILIAHYQKQDGSELEINSLIYKLITLLIRNFKTTFLGQKQNEMIGMKDERIRDILAFIEKNYRKQISLEEIAKQQYLSLYYLSRYFKQEVGVSFSQYVKQVRLKAAVHELLYTDYTIIQVALNSGFSNAKAFNKAFKETYQQTPAEYRSLHKKQSADIEEVHHVSDQYTLLTSPNFLIEISKYISSSGRNSTSMEPAVSAIHIDIPQEPNFVLEKAHRLLVIGQLEYALHEEVQAELQLIQELLQFEYVYFTNLFSPTFTITNPQLQIGGDFYHINVLFSRFQKLGLVPFIRVEFEKEVESSSNYVQLLAEFLQQSVHYFGSDFVGKWQFELAFTEWGGVSRAFYQDFYQTVKKWTSSAKVGLHVPFSLETGITAPVKDFLKQFSNQCELICFTCNPNEQVDFTDMNNSIFEGVKDFLKKSCIDLREKLQSVGLSDSPVYLTNWNTLYGNTVDLSGRFFRSSLIFKDMFDMMKEISGLGFWIDTHSLEKNNQKYEHISMNGIALLYYYQLKRPAFFNIQLMAKMNPQILAEGEGFVLTKGDQGYQLAIYNTSYVNPSYSVESFFLDSLTKEKRFVISGLPRGSYQIRKHILDRNNGAFYMNLVNFQRGDINDRETITFLKQRTYPELQIYEEHIDSHLYLQSTLTLNAFHLFEIKPLG, from the coding sequence ATGTATGAACCAGCAATAGAAGATTCATATCAAATCAGTCTTCAAAATATACGCTATTACTCGCAGTATATCTATTCAGGGATTGAAATTCTTCTCGTCATAAGAGGGGAAATAGAGGTGACGGAAAATCAACATTCTTATCATTTGTATGAAAATGATCTTCTGCTTATTAATGCCAATCATGTACATGCAATCAAAGGGAATGAAGACAATGTCGTTGTCATATTGCAAATACCCCTACAGTCAATTGAGCAACATTACCCAAAAATTCATGAATGTTATTTCGACTGCAATTCAGCAAAAAAGGATAGTGGGTTATATCTTCTATTAGATCAAATCCGTAAACTTTTAGCGGAAATTCTGATTGCTCATTATCAAAAGCAGGATGGAAGTGAACTTGAAATCAATAGTCTGATTTATAAATTAATCACACTATTGATCCGAAATTTTAAAACGACTTTTCTTGGACAGAAACAGAATGAAATGATTGGAATGAAGGATGAAAGAATAAGGGATATTCTTGCTTTTATCGAAAAAAATTACCGCAAGCAGATATCACTGGAGGAAATTGCCAAACAGCAATATTTATCCCTTTACTATTTATCTCGGTATTTCAAGCAGGAAGTTGGTGTTAGTTTTTCACAGTATGTAAAACAAGTTCGTTTGAAAGCTGCTGTTCATGAGCTTTTATATACTGACTATACGATTATTCAAGTTGCACTGAATAGTGGCTTTTCAAATGCGAAGGCGTTTAACAAGGCATTTAAAGAAACGTACCAGCAAACGCCTGCTGAGTATCGCAGTCTTCATAAAAAACAATCTGCTGATATCGAGGAAGTACATCATGTAAGTGACCAATATACATTGTTGACATCGCCTAATTTTTTAATAGAAATAAGTAAGTACATTTCGTCAAGTGGAAGAAATTCTACATCGATGGAACCAGCCGTTTCGGCGATTCATATTGACATTCCGCAAGAGCCTAATTTTGTTTTGGAAAAAGCCCACCGATTACTAGTAATTGGCCAGCTGGAATATGCTTTACATGAAGAAGTCCAAGCAGAATTGCAGCTTATTCAGGAACTACTTCAATTTGAATATGTCTATTTCACGAATCTATTTTCTCCCACTTTTACGATCACAAATCCGCAATTGCAAATAGGCGGAGATTTTTATCATATTAATGTGTTATTCAGTAGGTTTCAAAAACTCGGTTTAGTGCCCTTCATCCGTGTCGAGTTTGAAAAGGAAGTTGAAAGCAGCTCTAATTATGTTCAATTGTTAGCTGAATTTTTACAGCAAAGTGTTCATTATTTTGGCAGCGACTTTGTAGGAAAATGGCAGTTTGAATTAGCTTTTACAGAGTGGGGTGGTGTATCACGAGCCTTTTATCAAGATTTTTACCAAACTGTGAAAAAATGGACTTCTTCCGCTAAAGTTGGTCTTCATGTGCCATTTTCCTTAGAAACAGGAATCACAGCGCCTGTTAAGGATTTTTTAAAGCAATTCTCTAATCAATGCGAGTTGATCTGCTTTACTTGCAATCCGAATGAACAAGTGGATTTTACTGACATGAATAATAGTATATTTGAAGGTGTCAAAGACTTCCTAAAGAAATCCTGTATCGACTTGAGAGAAAAACTGCAATCAGTGGGGTTGTCAGACAGTCCTGTTTACTTGACAAACTGGAATACGCTCTATGGAAATACGGTAGATCTAAGTGGAAGATTCTTTCGTTCATCTCTTATTTTTAAAGATATGTTTGATATGATGAAGGAGATTTCCGGTTTGGGGTTTTGGATTGATACCCATTCATTAGAAAAAAATAATCAGAAGTATGAACATATTTCCATGAATGGGATTGCTCTGCTATATTATTATCAATTGAAACGCCCAGCTTTTTTTAACATTCAATTGATGGCAAAAATGAACCCTCAAATTTTAGCAGAAGGGGAGGGCTTTGTCCTGACCAAGGGAGATCAAGGGTATCAACTGGCTATTTATAACACCTCCTATGTCAATCCTTCTTACTCGGTTGAAAGCTTCTTTTTGGACTCTTTAACGAAGGAAAAAAGATTTGTAATTTCAGGGTTGCCCCGCGGGTCTTATCAAATTCGTAAGCATATTCTGGACCGAAATAACGGTGCATTTTACATGA
- a CDS encoding AbiTii domain-containing protein, whose amino-acid sequence MDSIVLDLQKEAMDSGSSISNLLRKSYVISKKLKIRDFEKWASQELNGYMSNLENIPDYREVRGSLQFLNPIYGWRPVIIENPELADIVSTNKISQPITEIEYLVESSNDHLVIQLPQNIQNQLSNWADGRPTKFQVSFGKSQAQQIIDSVRNIILEWSIQLEEDGILGEGVSFSKEEKREADKQNYTVNNFYGNTSGVQIQQHTQHSIQTQINEMDLEKVNEFISMLRGNLSHITLEREVKEALELEISKISNELMTNKPKTQIIKESMRTIKSVLEGITGSLIASGLLHEISKITV is encoded by the coding sequence GTGGATTCGATCGTTTTAGATCTACAAAAAGAAGCAATGGACTCAGGTTCCAGTATTTCTAACTTACTGAGAAAATCATATGTAATTTCCAAGAAGCTAAAAATCAGAGACTTTGAAAAATGGGCAAGTCAGGAATTAAACGGATATATGAGTAATCTTGAAAACATTCCTGATTATCGAGAGGTTAGAGGAAGCCTTCAGTTCCTCAATCCCATATATGGTTGGCGACCAGTTATAATTGAAAATCCAGAACTAGCCGATATTGTTTCAACTAATAAAATTTCTCAACCTATAACTGAAATTGAATACTTGGTGGAAAGCAGTAATGACCATTTAGTCATCCAATTACCACAAAATATACAAAATCAACTTTCAAATTGGGCGGATGGAAGACCTACAAAGTTCCAAGTTAGTTTTGGGAAGAGTCAAGCTCAACAAATAATTGACAGTGTGAGAAATATAATTTTAGAGTGGTCAATACAACTTGAGGAGGATGGAATATTGGGTGAGGGTGTTAGCTTTTCAAAAGAGGAGAAGCGTGAAGCAGACAAGCAAAACTATACTGTCAACAACTTTTATGGCAATACCTCTGGAGTACAAATTCAGCAACATACACAACATTCAATACAAACACAAATAAATGAAATGGATTTGGAAAAGGTAAATGAATTTATTTCGATGCTACGGGGGAATTTAAGTCACATTACGCTTGAAAGAGAAGTAAAAGAGGCACTTGAGTTAGAAATAAGTAAAATATCAAATGAATTAATGACAAATAAACCCAAAACCCAAATTATTAAAGAGTCTATGAGAACTATAAAAAGTGTTCTTGAGGGGATAACTGGTAGTTTAATTGCTTCTGGTTTATTACATGAAATTAGTAAAATCACTGTGTAA